In one window of Spartinivicinus marinus DNA:
- a CDS encoding bifunctional diguanylate cyclase/phosphodiesterase: protein MLASKHKNSHQSLAKSTLAHILLISSMITLVIVCAQIYSDYHADLSVIDERLNNIERSYLTPIAKQAWDYNFEALSVTIDGIGQLPDVAFVSFVNIENKAFIANKLEDVKYPRERIYPINYMAGDRPVSVGQLTVVVELANVYERLIDKSILIAFSQAIKTFLVSVFILYFIYRLIVSRINKAKDFADAFSLDNLDTDEEPEFDSNDIKSNDELSQLLRAMEKMKKQLKEEIMKREGDQQKLFEQANYDSLTKLVNRKCAFDRLELLLIHAKRYDQSLAVIYLDIDHFKDINDSLGHDAGDELLKVSAERLCNTVRKGDIACRLGGDEFLLILTNLHSPNAVEIVIEKLENSFSQEMHILKHSLYVTLSIGISIFPSDGKTMNELIKNADTALYSAKKAGRNCHRYFEPQMNKWAEKRLEISSRLRKAISENEFTIYCQPLLNIKTGKVVGAEALIRWFNKEEGVTPPDNFIPISEENGLIVAIGDQVAELVLATAVKWEMTWGSSFRMAINISARELREANFVDRISRQIKKYNIRKSSIEIEVTERLLLDKSDKSVENLLKLSLLGLRLSLDDFGTGYSSLSYLQKYPFSTLKLDRSFLKKVPHDRKGAALSSAIIHLAHSLGFEVIAEGVETEAQYRFLEQEGCDIVQGFYIAKPMSVQDFERWMEQCCGSVDFDTPPPAKQINV from the coding sequence ATGTTGGCATCTAAGCATAAAAACTCGCATCAGTCGTTAGCAAAAAGCACATTGGCTCACATATTATTAATAAGCTCAATGATTACCCTGGTTATTGTTTGCGCACAAATTTACTCTGATTATCATGCTGATTTGAGTGTAATTGATGAACGATTGAATAATATAGAAAGAAGCTATTTAACCCCTATTGCCAAACAAGCATGGGATTATAATTTCGAAGCTCTCTCCGTGACCATTGATGGCATTGGCCAGTTGCCAGATGTAGCATTTGTTAGCTTTGTTAATATTGAAAATAAAGCATTTATTGCAAATAAACTGGAAGATGTAAAATACCCTCGGGAACGAATTTATCCTATTAATTATATGGCGGGTGATCGTCCTGTGAGTGTTGGTCAGTTAACGGTAGTGGTTGAGTTAGCCAATGTGTATGAACGGCTAATTGATAAGTCTATCCTTATTGCCTTTTCTCAAGCAATAAAAACCTTTCTAGTGTCTGTGTTTATTTTGTATTTTATTTATAGGTTAATCGTATCGAGAATAAATAAAGCAAAAGATTTTGCCGATGCTTTTTCATTAGATAACCTGGACACGGATGAAGAGCCTGAATTTGATAGTAACGATATCAAAAGTAATGATGAACTGTCTCAACTGCTTAGAGCCATGGAAAAGATGAAAAAACAGCTCAAGGAAGAAATAATGAAAAGAGAAGGAGATCAACAAAAGCTGTTTGAGCAGGCTAATTACGATTCATTAACCAAACTGGTGAATCGCAAGTGTGCTTTCGATCGATTGGAGTTGTTACTAATACATGCCAAACGATATGACCAATCGTTAGCTGTCATTTACTTAGACATAGACCACTTTAAGGATATTAATGATTCACTTGGTCATGATGCAGGTGATGAATTATTAAAGGTTTCTGCAGAACGCCTATGTAACACAGTGAGAAAAGGTGATATTGCTTGTCGATTGGGGGGAGATGAGTTTCTACTTATTTTAACGAATCTGCATTCACCGAATGCAGTGGAAATTGTTATTGAAAAGTTAGAAAACAGCTTTTCACAGGAGATGCATATATTAAAACACAGTCTTTATGTAACCCTCAGTATTGGTATTTCCATTTTCCCTTCTGATGGAAAAACGATGAACGAGCTCATAAAGAATGCGGATACTGCTTTATACAGTGCGAAAAAAGCAGGCAGAAATTGCCACCGGTATTTTGAACCACAAATGAACAAGTGGGCTGAAAAACGCTTGGAGATTAGTTCCAGGTTACGTAAAGCCATATCTGAAAATGAATTCACCATTTACTGTCAGCCGTTATTAAATATTAAAACCGGAAAGGTGGTTGGGGCTGAGGCTCTTATCAGATGGTTTAATAAAGAAGAGGGAGTAACACCTCCCGATAACTTTATACCGATATCAGAGGAAAATGGCCTCATAGTAGCTATTGGTGATCAAGTAGCGGAGTTGGTATTGGCTACAGCGGTTAAGTGGGAAATGACCTGGGGCAGCTCATTTCGGATGGCAATCAATATCTCTGCACGGGAATTACGAGAAGCTAATTTTGTAGACCGTATTTCCAGGCAAATAAAAAAATATAATATAAGGAAGTCATCAATTGAAATAGAAGTAACTGAGCGCTTGTTATTGGATAAAAGCGATAAGTCGGTAGAAAATTTATTAAAGCTATCATTGCTTGGTCTTAGGTTATCGTTAGATGATTTTGGCACGGGCTATTCATCTTTAAGTTACTTACAAAAATATCCGTTTAGTACTTTAAAGTTGGATCGCTCTTTTTTGAAGAAAGTACCTCATGATAGAAAAGGTGCAGCACTCTCATCGGCTATAATTCATCTGGCACATAGTTTAGGGTTTGAGGTGATTGCGGAAGGAGTTGAAACAGAAGCGCAATATCGGTTTCTTGAACAGGAAGGTTGCGATATTGTGCAAGGGTTTTACATTGCAAAGCCCATGAGTGTTCAAGACTTTGAACGTTGGATGGAGCAATGTTGTGGTAGTGTTGATTTTGATACACCTCCACCGGCTAAACAAATTAATGTGTAA
- the rsgA gene encoding ribosome small subunit-dependent GTPase A, with protein MQLDRLRRFGWKAFFMQQLSLVEWDNFIPARICNIQRDRIFVETEQGKQLLRIGKQDCPISAWLAVGDWVMAEEKEDCLWLTRLLDRSSLLRRQAAGQQTREQLLAANVDTMLVVTSLNQDYNLHRLQRYIMVAHDAGLEPVVVFTKADLVENPENWVAEVGHELNLNAVAVNGLDSQDVSRQLAPWLVPGETLVLIGSSGVGKSTLINAILGQQVLDTGGIRKNDDKGRHTTTGRYLLHTETDVNIIDTPGMREVQLWLEEGQLAEVFDDILQLAKQCYFRNCQHGEEPGCKIQSALETGLLSLDRWQHYLKLQKEEAHHLRQAQGIAAQRQHFKSFAKTVRSHQTEKWQLKTGKVKPS; from the coding sequence GTGCAATTGGACAGATTACGTCGTTTTGGTTGGAAAGCATTTTTTATGCAGCAGTTATCACTGGTAGAGTGGGATAACTTTATTCCTGCACGGATATGCAATATCCAACGTGATCGTATTTTCGTTGAAACTGAACAAGGCAAGCAGCTGTTGCGAATAGGCAAACAGGACTGTCCAATCAGTGCTTGGCTAGCGGTTGGTGACTGGGTGATGGCTGAAGAAAAAGAGGACTGCCTTTGGCTGACGCGTTTATTGGATAGGAGCAGCTTATTGCGTCGACAAGCCGCAGGGCAACAAACTAGGGAACAATTATTAGCAGCTAATGTTGACACTATGCTGGTAGTGACTTCGCTAAATCAAGATTATAACCTGCATCGTTTGCAACGGTATATTATGGTTGCTCATGATGCAGGACTTGAGCCTGTGGTGGTATTTACTAAGGCAGACTTGGTTGAAAACCCTGAAAACTGGGTAGCTGAAGTTGGCCATGAGCTGAACTTAAATGCGGTTGCAGTGAATGGTTTGGACTCACAAGACGTAAGCCGTCAACTGGCCCCATGGCTAGTGCCTGGTGAAACGTTGGTATTAATAGGTTCTTCAGGGGTTGGTAAATCCACCCTGATTAATGCAATTCTGGGTCAACAGGTGCTGGATACGGGAGGTATTCGTAAGAATGATGATAAAGGACGTCATACGACAACAGGCCGATATTTACTACATACTGAAACTGACGTGAATATTATTGATACGCCTGGAATGCGGGAGGTTCAGTTATGGTTGGAGGAAGGGCAGCTGGCTGAAGTGTTTGACGATATTTTACAACTGGCTAAACAGTGTTATTTCAGAAACTGCCAACATGGAGAAGAACCGGGTTGTAAAATACAGTCTGCGCTTGAGACTGGCTTGCTAAGTCTAGATCGTTGGCAGCATTATTTAAAACTGCAAAAAGAAGAAGCGCATCATTTAAGGCAGGCTCAGGGTATTGCAGCCCAGCGGCAGCACTTTAAGTCGTTTGCGAAAACGGTGCGATCACATCAAACTGAAAAGTGGCAACTAAAAACAGGTAAAGTGAAGCCATCTTAA
- a CDS encoding urate hydroxylase PuuD, protein MDPYLTEWLNLLLRFLHVITGIAWIGASFYFIWLDNHLEKPPQWKIDQGIKGDLWAIHGGGFYEVAKYQLAPRTMPSTLHWFKWEAYTTWITGFFLLALMYYVGAEVYLIDKRIADLTQWQAIGVGLTVIIGGWFCYDLLCNSKLAKQGGILGIVLLTLATALAYFLTHTFSARGAYIHMGAVIGTIMVGNVFRIIIPSQQALVTAVKTGKMPDPQWGAKAKLRSTHNTYTTLPLVFIMISNHYPITYSHAYNWAILIAIIVITAISRQYFVLRHKGIHKPGILIGAGIATVVLAISMAPFALFTSKPTSPAQAHTTMVEKHHQPAIVDVVQIEQVLKNRCASCHSIKPTDNTFRIAPGGVLLDDILAMQQWAPRIKARVIDATDMPFMNKTGMTQPERELIARWIAQGAPAS, encoded by the coding sequence ATGGACCCGTATCTGACCGAATGGCTCAACCTATTATTGCGATTTTTACATGTTATCACGGGTATCGCCTGGATAGGCGCATCTTTCTATTTTATCTGGTTAGATAATCATTTAGAAAAACCGCCTCAATGGAAAATCGATCAAGGCATTAAAGGGGATTTATGGGCTATTCATGGGGGAGGCTTTTATGAAGTAGCTAAATATCAGCTGGCACCACGCACCATGCCATCCACTTTACATTGGTTTAAGTGGGAAGCCTACACTACTTGGATAACTGGCTTTTTTTTATTAGCCCTTATGTATTACGTTGGTGCTGAGGTCTATTTAATTGATAAGCGAATCGCTGATCTGACCCAATGGCAGGCTATTGGCGTTGGCCTAACAGTCATTATTGGTGGTTGGTTTTGTTATGATTTATTATGTAATTCCAAGCTAGCCAAACAGGGTGGAATATTAGGTATTGTCCTTCTCACCTTAGCCACTGCCCTTGCTTACTTTTTGACCCATACATTCAGCGCCCGAGGAGCTTATATTCATATGGGTGCTGTTATTGGCACCATTATGGTAGGCAATGTATTCCGCATTATTATTCCGTCTCAACAAGCACTCGTTACGGCAGTAAAAACCGGTAAAATGCCTGATCCTCAATGGGGGGCTAAAGCAAAATTACGCTCAACTCATAATACATACACCACACTACCGTTGGTTTTTATTATGATCAGCAACCATTATCCAATAACCTATAGCCATGCCTATAATTGGGCCATTTTAATTGCCATTATTGTAATCACTGCTATTAGCAGGCAATATTTTGTATTACGTCACAAAGGAATCCACAAGCCAGGCATTTTAATTGGGGCTGGAATTGCAACCGTTGTATTAGCGATTAGTATGGCTCCTTTTGCCTTATTTACATCTAAACCCACTAGCCCTGCTCAAGCACACACCACCATGGTTGAAAAACACCATCAACCCGCTATTGTTGACGTTGTTCAAATTGAACAAGTATTGAAGAATCGCTGCGCAAGTTGTCACTCAATAAAACCGACTGATAATACTTTTCGGATAGCGCCAGGTGGTGTGTTATTAGACGACATTTTAGCAATGCAACAATGGGCTCCTCGAATAAAAGCCAGAGTTATTGACGCTACAGACATGCCTTTTATGAATAAAACTGGAATGACTCAACCAGAGAGGGAGTTAATCGCTCGCTGGATTGCTCAGGGAGCGCCAGCTAGTTAG
- a CDS encoding ureidoglycolate lyase: MHNPTIQPKPLTKAGFAPFGDLIEVNEETPFLMINQGYTQRFHDLATIDASACNGTPLLSIFRSKPLSVPVKLTVMEHHPLSSQTFYPLSQYPYLVAVAPKGPFDMTAIEVFLAQPWQGVNYHPGTWHHFCLALQHTSDFLVIDRGGKGNNCEEVYLPTDQQIIIELS, translated from the coding sequence ATGCACAACCCAACCATTCAACCTAAGCCTTTAACCAAGGCTGGCTTTGCTCCTTTTGGCGACCTAATTGAAGTCAACGAGGAAACACCTTTTTTAATGATTAATCAGGGTTACACTCAACGCTTTCACGACTTAGCGACCATTGATGCATCTGCCTGTAATGGGACACCATTACTGAGTATTTTTCGTTCCAAGCCTTTGTCTGTACCAGTCAAGCTCACGGTAATGGAACACCACCCCCTATCAAGCCAGACTTTTTATCCCCTTAGCCAATACCCCTATTTAGTGGCAGTCGCTCCCAAAGGCCCATTTGATATGACTGCAATTGAAGTCTTTTTAGCACAACCCTGGCAAGGCGTTAATTATCATCCTGGTACCTGGCATCACTTCTGTTTAGCATTACAGCATACCAGTGATTTTTTAGTCATCGATCGAGGAGGTAAAGGTAATAATTGTGAAGAGGTCTATTTACCCACAGACCAACAGATAATCATTGAACTCTCTTAA
- the uraH gene encoding hydroxyisourate hydrolase, whose amino-acid sequence MSQITTHVLDTTHGRPAPNLSIHLSWQTEHGWEMLAQGKTDHDGRILDLLPPDQRLPAGTYRVHFDTQNYFEYQGTTVFYPYVDIVFRINGDRDHYHIPLLLSAHGYTTYRGS is encoded by the coding sequence ATGAGCCAAATTACCACCCATGTATTGGACACCACTCATGGTCGCCCCGCCCCTAATCTATCGATTCATTTGAGTTGGCAAACTGAACATGGCTGGGAAATGTTAGCTCAGGGGAAAACGGATCATGATGGTCGCATTCTAGACTTACTTCCCCCAGATCAACGTTTACCTGCAGGCACTTACCGAGTGCACTTTGACACCCAAAACTATTTTGAGTACCAAGGAACAACTGTCTTTTATCCCTATGTAGACATTGTGTTTCGTATTAATGGGGATCGTGATCACTATCATATTCCCTTATTGCTGTCTGCCCATGGTTACACGACTTATCGTGGTAGCTAA
- the uraD gene encoding 2-oxo-4-hydroxy-4-carboxy-5-ureidoimidazoline decarboxylase produces MSTIPASKETLQTASTLEADSNKIAAINQLAETDALRLFSQCCTSTIWVTKMVASRPFANHNQLFQQAEYHWQNLTEADYLEAFSGHPQIGDIHSLRAKYAHTQSFANHEQASIHEAAEYTLQALAANNQAYEQKFGFIFLVCATGKSAEQMLQLLQQRLLNDRQTELNNAATEQQKITRLRLEKLI; encoded by the coding sequence ATGAGTACTATTCCTGCCTCTAAGGAAACACTACAAACAGCCTCGACCCTAGAAGCAGATTCAAATAAGATAGCGGCCATAAATCAATTAGCCGAAACTGATGCTCTCCGCTTATTCAGTCAGTGTTGTACATCAACTATCTGGGTAACAAAAATGGTGGCAAGTCGCCCTTTTGCTAACCACAACCAGCTTTTCCAACAAGCTGAATATCACTGGCAAAACCTAACAGAAGCCGATTACTTGGAAGCCTTTTCAGGCCATCCCCAAATTGGTGATATTCACAGCTTACGCGCTAAATATGCACATACTCAGTCATTCGCCAACCATGAACAAGCCAGTATCCACGAAGCAGCAGAATACACATTGCAAGCATTAGCCGCTAACAATCAAGCCTATGAGCAAAAATTTGGGTTTATCTTTCTTGTGTGTGCTACCGGAAAGTCTGCAGAGCAAATGCTGCAACTATTACAACAACGTCTATTAAATGACCGTCAAACAGAATTAAACAATGCAGCGACTGAACAACAGAAAATTACTCGTCTTCGCTTGGAGAAATTAATATGA
- the alc gene encoding allantoicase, which produces MITDNPLHTEFTRSLIDLAAERVGGETLTCSDDFFAPMENLIKPGRGVFIADKYTDRGKWMDGWESRRSFGRDNGRDHDWCILRLGIPGIIKGIDVDTNHFRGNAPLAFSLDAACLNDDGFAGKNHPEWVEILPQRLVEAHSQNLFRIPSLTPWSHVRLNIYPDGGVARLRVYGQPHITWSSVLTGELVDLAAITNGGQAIQCSDMFFSDKNNLLMPGRATNMSDGWETKRRRDNQYDWVIIKLGAEGSINKVIVDTNHFKGNYPDRFSLEAITAHNDDFYQNKNWQTIIPDTKLMAHHEHLLISEIIADPRQTFTHVRLNIFPDGGISRLRVFGYRKEDLL; this is translated from the coding sequence ATGATAACTGATAACCCATTACATACTGAGTTTACCCGGTCGCTGATTGACCTTGCTGCTGAACGGGTGGGTGGAGAAACCCTTACTTGCAGTGACGATTTTTTTGCCCCAATGGAAAATTTAATTAAGCCTGGTCGTGGCGTGTTTATTGCTGATAAATATACGGATCGGGGTAAATGGATGGATGGTTGGGAATCCCGGCGCAGTTTTGGCCGAGATAATGGCCGAGACCATGATTGGTGTATTTTACGGTTAGGTATTCCAGGTATTATTAAAGGTATTGATGTAGATACCAACCATTTCCGTGGCAATGCGCCGTTAGCGTTTTCGTTAGACGCTGCCTGTCTTAATGATGACGGTTTTGCTGGCAAAAATCATCCTGAATGGGTTGAAATACTCCCTCAAAGACTGGTAGAAGCCCATAGCCAAAACCTGTTTCGTATTCCCAGTTTAACCCCATGGAGCCATGTGCGGTTGAATATATATCCTGATGGCGGAGTTGCTCGATTACGTGTTTATGGTCAACCACACATCACCTGGAGTTCTGTGTTAACTGGTGAATTAGTCGATCTAGCAGCCATCACCAATGGAGGCCAGGCTATTCAGTGTAGTGACATGTTTTTTAGCGATAAAAATAACTTACTGATGCCTGGGCGTGCTACCAATATGAGCGATGGCTGGGAAACCAAACGACGACGAGATAATCAATACGACTGGGTGATTATTAAATTAGGAGCTGAAGGGAGTATTAATAAAGTCATTGTTGATACCAACCATTTTAAAGGTAACTACCCCGACCGATTCTCACTGGAAGCAATCACTGCACACAACGATGACTTTTATCAGAATAAAAACTGGCAAACCATTATTCCTGACACCAAACTCATGGCTCACCATGAACATTTATTGATTAGCGAAATTATAGCGGATCCCAGGCAAACCTTTACTCATGTTCGCCTGAATATTTTTCCCGACGGAGGTATTAGCCGGCTGCGAGTATTTGGCTACCGTAAAGAGGATCTTTTATGA
- the allB gene encoding allantoinase AllB produces the protein MNHFAIRSQQVVTPNGIQPATVIIHHGLIQAVTEYTTSVECPIEDLGQLVLMPGLVDTHVHINEPGRTDWEGFNTATQAAAAGGITTLVDMPLNCIPVTTTETAFNEKLHAIKNKLWVDCGFWGGVVPSNIEDLEALLAAGVLGVKSFLIDSGIEEFPPVSAADMRKAIPILAKYHVPYLIHAELDLHKELDQHNQPPPTIGNSYQSFLASRPKHWENEAINLLVQLCADAKAKGLNSRIHIVHLSSAEALPTIAQARRDGLDITAETCPHYLTLDAESIPDGKTLFKCCPPIREHGNQQLLWDGLKAGLIDFIVSDHSPCTPQLKHIDSGDLEQAWGGISALQFGLPLIWSAANKQGFTLVDIAHWMASAPADFIGLGHTKGRIAPGYQADLFVFDPAVHYPITQKLIKHRHKITPYAGKRVTGEVLTTYLRGEIIYAKNKDNNGLFINGPFGRPLLKENE, from the coding sequence TTGAATCATTTTGCTATTCGTAGCCAACAGGTGGTCACTCCAAATGGTATTCAGCCAGCAACGGTGATTATTCATCATGGGTTAATCCAGGCAGTAACGGAGTATACAACTAGTGTCGAATGTCCTATTGAAGATTTAGGGCAGTTAGTATTAATGCCTGGCCTGGTTGATACTCATGTGCATATTAATGAGCCCGGCCGCACTGATTGGGAAGGTTTTAACACCGCCACCCAAGCGGCGGCGGCAGGTGGTATTACTACACTGGTGGATATGCCACTTAACTGTATTCCTGTGACTACGACGGAAACGGCCTTCAACGAAAAACTGCACGCCATTAAAAACAAACTATGGGTAGATTGTGGCTTTTGGGGGGGTGTTGTACCCAGCAATATTGAAGACTTAGAAGCGTTATTAGCAGCAGGGGTATTAGGGGTTAAATCTTTTTTAATCGACTCAGGTATTGAAGAATTCCCTCCTGTTTCAGCAGCCGACATGCGTAAAGCTATTCCCATCCTGGCAAAATATCATGTGCCTTATTTAATCCATGCGGAGTTGGACCTACATAAAGAGTTGGATCAGCATAACCAGCCACCCCCTACTATCGGTAACAGTTACCAAAGCTTTTTAGCTTCCCGCCCCAAGCACTGGGAAAATGAAGCCATTAATTTATTGGTACAACTCTGTGCTGATGCAAAAGCAAAAGGACTCAACAGTCGTATTCATATTGTGCATTTGTCGTCTGCTGAAGCGTTGCCCACTATTGCCCAGGCCCGTCGAGATGGACTGGATATTACCGCAGAAACCTGTCCTCACTATTTAACGTTGGATGCAGAATCAATCCCCGATGGGAAAACGTTGTTTAAATGCTGCCCCCCCATTCGAGAGCATGGTAATCAACAACTGTTGTGGGATGGTTTAAAAGCAGGACTAATTGATTTTATCGTATCGGACCACTCCCCTTGTACCCCACAACTGAAGCATATTGACAGTGGTGATCTTGAGCAAGCCTGGGGTGGCATTTCTGCCTTACAGTTTGGTTTACCCTTGATTTGGTCAGCAGCCAACAAACAGGGCTTTACCTTGGTTGATATCGCCCATTGGATGGCCTCAGCCCCAGCAGATTTTATTGGTCTAGGACACACTAAAGGCCGGATTGCCCCTGGTTATCAAGCAGACTTATTCGTATTCGATCCAGCCGTTCATTACCCAATCACCCAGAAGCTGATTAAACACCGTCATAAAATAACCCCTTATGCTGGCAAACGAGTGACAGGTGAAGTACTAACCACTTACTTACGAGGTGAAATCATTTATGCAAAGAATAAAGACAATAATGGTTTATTTATAAATGGCCCATTTGGCAGGCCTTTATTAAAAGAAAATGAATAG
- the xdhC gene encoding xanthine dehydrogenase accessory protein XdhC, whose translation MSMNWVEAVNQLNTSGDAFVLVTLLATRGSTPRDSGTKMVVSVNTTYDTIGGGHLEYQIIATAQKMLAEQQPQQHLAYFPLGPSLGQCCGGSTIVLFEQFSARQVSIMLFGAGHVGKALISILGELPCQVSWVDSRPDQFPLATPNNVKTITSKYPADEVHLMPANSYFLVMTHSHQLDYDICETILKRNHFSYLGLIGSTSKWRRFKQRLTHKKFDDNIISRIQCPVGLNEVPGKRPMEVAVSIAGEIINHYQQHQSNNDKQQEKQQGIQWQQLKSLVTEVTAKG comes from the coding sequence ATGAGCATGAACTGGGTAGAGGCCGTTAATCAACTTAATACATCAGGTGATGCTTTTGTGTTAGTAACACTATTAGCGACCCGCGGTTCTACACCAAGAGATTCTGGCACAAAAATGGTAGTCAGTGTCAATACAACATACGATACGATTGGTGGTGGTCATTTGGAATATCAGATTATTGCCACTGCACAAAAAATGTTGGCAGAACAACAACCTCAGCAACACCTAGCGTATTTTCCTTTAGGCCCTTCCCTGGGACAATGTTGCGGAGGCAGCACTATCGTATTGTTTGAACAATTCAGTGCCCGCCAAGTGAGTATTATGTTATTTGGTGCTGGTCATGTGGGAAAGGCTTTAATTTCAATTTTAGGTGAACTACCTTGTCAGGTTAGCTGGGTGGATAGTCGGCCTGATCAATTTCCGTTAGCTACTCCTAATAATGTTAAAACAATTACTAGCAAATATCCGGCAGATGAAGTCCACCTTATGCCTGCAAACAGTTATTTTTTGGTGATGACTCACAGCCATCAATTAGACTACGACATTTGTGAGACCATTTTAAAGCGTAACCATTTTAGTTATTTAGGCCTGATTGGTTCAACATCAAAATGGCGACGCTTTAAACAGCGCTTAACCCACAAAAAATTTGATGACAACATCATCAGTCGTATTCAGTGCCCAGTGGGACTGAATGAAGTGCCGGGTAAACGCCCCATGGAAGTGGCGGTTTCCATTGCAGGTGAAATTATCAACCATTATCAACAACACCAATCGAACAATGATAAACAGCAAGAAAAGCAACAAGGAATCCAGTGGCAGCAATTAAAGTCATTAGTAACAGAAGTTACAGCTAAAGGTTAG